AAGAAAAAGCAATAGGGTTTTTGATGATTAATTATGCTATTGATGCTTTTACAGAAAATATTCAAAACAATACTTTTGAAGAAGCACTGTATATGATTGTTGATAATAAGAATCGTATTGTTCATCATCCGGATAAAGGGATGGTAGGGCGAGAAATAAATCCTTCCTTTGTAGAAAAACTAAGCAGGGATAGCGGCAGCTTTATACATAATATTGATGGTGAAGAAACCATGGTTACTTATATAAGTTCCAACAAGAGCGGATGGAGGACCATAACGCTTATACCGTTAAGTACGATTAATAGAAAAACCTCAGTTATTACCAATAACTTAATTTTGCTTATGATTTTTTACTTTCTAACACTTTTGCTATTTGTAAGTTTAATATCAAAAAAATATTTGTTTCCCATCAGAAAAATAACTGAACTATTTAAAAAACTCCAGGAGGGAAACATGGAGACAAGTAGTAAACTAGAAATACACGCTAATGATGAAATTGGTGAGTTGGTTACTGGGTTCAATGCTTTTTTAAACAGTGTAAAAGATCGGATGCGGATGAAACAAGAATTACTGAATAGAGAAAGATTACTAAAGGGTATTACCAATGCCACCAATGAGCTTTTGAAGACGACGGAGTATGCCTTCGCTTTTTATAAGGCATTGGAGATATTAGGTGAAACAACGATGGCTGATAGGGTGTATATCTTTCGCAATCATATAAGTGAGGATACAAAGGAACTGGTGACGAGTCAGTGTTATGAATGGTGCAGGGAGGGTGTGGAATCACAGCTAGATAATCCAGATTTGCAAAATATTTCTTATACAGAAACAGCCCTTACATATTGGTATGATGTACTGTCTTCTGGTGAAAGTATTTGTGGATCTGCCAAGGATTTTCTTGAAGCTGAAAGAGCAATCCTTCGTTCTAAAGATATACTATCTATATTAATTATTCCTATATTCATTGACCATAATTTTGGGGGTTTTATGGGGTTCGATGTTCGTTTGAAAGAACGAAGGTGGTCTAAAGTGGAAAAGGATACTTTAAAAATAGCTGCAATAAGTATTGGCGGAGCATTAAGACGTATAGAGGCGGAACAAGCTTTGCAGGATATTTTGAAGGATGATCTTCGAAAAATGGTACAAAATCTGCAAAATCTTGTTTTTAAATTGAAAAAGGATGTAAAAGGCAATATTGTTTTTATTCTTTTTGGAGGAAAACTGGCCACGAAATTGGGGATAAGCACCAAAGACGTTTATGGCAAGACGCTTAAAGAATTCTCACCTAAAAAGCTCGCTAACTATATAGAAGGTTATTTTATAAAAGCTTTTAATGGAGAAGTGGAAAACTTTGATGTTAAGATTAAGCGCAGCGTTTTTTATGTAACCCTATCTCCTATCATAGAAGGAGGTGTTGTTAAAGAAGTAGTTGGTTCTGCTATTGATATCACACAGCATCGGAAAGCAGAAGAAAAAATTAGACATATGGCCTACTATGATACTTTGACAGGATTACCCAACCGAATTTTCTTCAATGAGAGAGTAGCGGCTGCAATAAAAAAAGCAGATACGAATAAAAGGAAAATTGCTATTTTATTTTTAGACCTTGATCAATTTAAGATTATAAATGATACATTAGGGCATGCAACTGGTGATCAGTTGCTTAGAGAGGCAGCAGCCAGGCTAAATAAGTGTATCTCTAAGGATGATATTATTTCTCGTATGGGCGGTGACGAGTTTACAGTATTGCTTTCTAACATAGAAAAACATCAAGATGCTGTAAAAGTAGCTGAAAGAATGTTGGATATTTTAAAGCAATCATTTACAATCAATGAATACGAACTGTTCATTTCAGCCAGTATAGGGATTAGTCTTTATCCTTATCACGGAGATGATATAGAAACGCTTTTAAAGAATGCAGACATTGCAATGTATAAAGCTAAAGATGATGGAAGAAATAATCTTCAACTCTATACATCTACCATAAATTCCTACGCAATAGAAAGATTAAATATGGAGAATAATTTACGAAAAGCAATAGACCAAAACGAATTTTTTCTGCACTATCAGCCTAAAGTTGATGTAGAAACGGGAAAAGTAGTAGGTTGTGAAGCTTTAGTGAGATGGCAGCATCCAGAAATGGGTTTGGTGTCACCCAATGACTTTATTCCATTAGCAGAGGAGACGGGGCTTATTATTTCTATAGGGGCATGGGTATTAAAATCAGCTTGCTTACAGAATGTAATGTGGCATCATGTGGGCTATAGAGATTTAAGTGTTTCTGTAAACATTTCAGCAAAACAATTTCAGCACCAAAACATTGTAGAAATTGTTTCAAAGGTTCTAAAGGAGACAGGGCTTAGCCCTGAGCACTTAGAATTAGAAATCACAGAAAATTGTATTATGCAAAATATGGAGAGAACCATAGCGATTATCCAGCAGCTGAAAGATATAGGTGTAAAAATTTCTATTGATGATTTTGGGACAGGTTTTTCGTCAATGGCTTACTTAAGAGAATTTGAAGTAGATAAACTGAAAATTGATAAAATCTTTATTGATAGCATTAATCATAGTTCTAGAAATGCTGCTATAGTAGCTTCTATTATCAATATGGCACATAGCCTTGACTTAAAAGTAATCGCTGAAGGTGTGGAGACAGAAGAACAGTTATCATTATTAAAGACCTATAAGTGTAATGAAATTCAAGGATATCTTTTTAGTAAACCTTTAAGTGCAGAGGGATTTATAGAGATGATCACGGAGAGCAAAACTTCCCCTTGAATTGCAGCTGAATTTTATAACCAAAGTTAGCGGTCCTATCTATAGAACCGCTAACTTTGTTTTTTTGAAGACAAAGATCTTTTGTTCAAATAAGTAAAGCAAACTATTTTAACAGTATTTTTGAAAAAAGAACAAAATTTTTTTGAAATTTTTTTGTTAAAATTCTAAATTTTATGGTAATATATAAAGAATAAAAATGAAGTTCTTATAATAGCCATACTAAAATAATATAGATGATGTGTTTAAAATACAAATCTGACATTTTAGAAGTGCATAAGCTATGGTGAATATGAACTACAAAATTACATAAAGGGGGAATGACAAATGATGAACAATATTGGGTATCCTTTAAAGCAAGGCCTTTATGATCCCCAGTTTGAAAAGGACAGCTGTGGTGTTGGTTTTGTTGCTAGTATTAAAGGTGAAAAAACCCATGACATTGTAAAAAAAGGTCTTAAAGTTCTTGTAAATTTAACCCATAGGGGTGCTGTGGGTTCAGATCCCAAGACAGGTGATGGTGCAGGCATTCTAACACAGATTCCACATGAATTTTTTAGGATATACTGTGATAACTTAGGGATTAGCCTGCCTAGTCCAGTAGAATATGGTATTGGAATGATTTTTTTACCAAAAGAGCCAGCATTGCGACTTCGATGTGAGGGAATTGTTGAACGCGTTGTAGAAGAAGAGGGTCAAAAAGTCTTAGGATGGAGGGATGTTCCCACAGATAATAGAAATATAGGTGAAACAGCAAAGGGAACTGAACCAACCATCCGACAGGTATTTGTAGAAAAGGCTCAAGGTATAGACCAAGAATCCTTTGAAAGACGACTATATATTATCCGCAAGAAAGCAGAAAATGAAGTTAAAAGATTAATCGAAAGAAATTCAGAATATTTCTACATTTGCAGCATGTCTAGCAACACTATTGTTTACAAGGGTCTTTTATTGGCAGATCAGATTAACCAATATTATGTAGATTTAAACGATATTAATTTTAAAAGCGCTATTGCCTTAGTACACCAAAGATACAGCACCAATACATTCCCTACATGGGATTTAGCACATCCGTTTAGATATATTGCCCATAATGGAGAGATTAATACCATTAGAGGAAATAGAAATTGGATGAACGCTAGAGAAGGTGTATTAAAGTCAGAGGTATTTGGCAAGGAAATCAATAAACTCTTTCCAATTATTGGTGCAAACGCCAGTGATTCAGCATCCTTTGATAATGTCCTTGAGCTTCTTGTTGCAGACGGAAGAAGTTTGGCCCATTCATTGATGATGTTGATTCCTCAAACTTGGAGGGACAACGATGTGATGGCACCCTATAAAAGAGCTTTTTATGAATATCATGCTTCCTTTATGGAACCATGGGATGGACCTGCTGCAGTAGCTTGTACAGATGGGACGCAAGTATGCGCAGTACTGGATAGAAATGGATTAAGACCTGCACGCTATGTGATTACAAAAAATGGCCTTGTGGTCTTAGCATCAGAGGCAGGAGCCTTGGAGCTTGATCCTAAGGAAATTGAATCGAAGGGAAAATTAAAGCCAGGAAAAATATTTCTAGTGGATACCAAGGAAGGTAGAATTATTCCAGATCATGAATTGAAGAAAAAGATTTGCACAGAAAAGCCTTACAGAGAGATGGTTGAAAGCTGCAGAATGACTTTGGATCAATTAGAAAATAGTGGTGAAAAATCAGAAACCGAAGTGGAAAGCTTAATAGAAAAACAACAAGCCTTTGGTTATACGCTAGAGGATTTAAAAAAAATCCTTGGCACCATGGCTAGCACAGGGAAAGAGCCCATAGGTTCTATGGGGAATGATACACCATTAGCAGTATTGTCTAATAAACCACAGCTTTTATTTTCTTACTTTAAACAATTATTTGCTCAAGTAACAAATCCTCCAATAGATTGTATAAGAGAGAACATGGTGATGTCTCTTACAAACTTTATTGGAACACAAGAAAATATATTAAACAAGGAACTTCCTAACCAAGCTTTTATAAAAATTAATACACCGATATTAACCAACCTAGAAATGGCAAAAATAAAAGCTCTAAGAAACAAAGATTTTAAGACAACTACGATTCCAATTACCTTTAAATACGATACAGGTATCGAAGGTTTTAAGGCAGCGTTACAGCAGGTCTGTGAAAGAGCATCTAAAAGAATTGAAGAAGGCTATAATATCGTTGTTCTGAGTGATAGAAATGTGGGGTCTTATGATGCAGCTATACCGAGTTTATTGGCAGTTGCTGCTTTGCAACACCATCTCATTAAAGAAAAAACAAGAACAAAAATTTCTATTATTGTTGAGACAGCAGAGGCAAGAGAAACAATGCACATGGCTTTATTGATTGGTTATGGTGCTACAGCAATTAATCCATACTTAGCTTTTGAATCCATAGACGCTATAATTAAAAAAGGAGATTTAAAGGATATAGACTTTGAAAAAGCTGAAAAAAATTATGTAAAAGCATTGTCAGAGGGCTTATTGAAAATTCTTTCTAGAATGGGAATTTCAACCCTACAAAGCTATCATGGTGCGCAAATATTTGAAGCCATTGGATTATCCAGTGAATTTATCAATGACTATTTTGACGGAACCCCCTCTAGGGTAGAGGGAGTAGGGATCGAAACCATTGGAGAAGAGGTCTTGATCCGTCATAGAAATGCTTTTAATAAAATCAGAAAACCAATTGCAGAACTGGATGTAGGTGGCATCTATTCATGGAGAAAAGATGGAGAATATCATTTATTCAACCCAGAAACTATTTACAAACTTCAGGTGGCTACGAGGAATAATGATTATGGTATCTATAAGGAATATGCAGAAGTGATTAACGATCAAAGTGAACACCTTTGTACTATCAGAGGATTATTGAAGTTTAAAGAAAGTAATCCAATTTCCATTAGCGAGGTAGAGCCAATTGGTGAAATTGTAAAAAGATTTTGTACTGGTGCTATGTCCTTCGGTTCCATTAGTAAAGAAGCCCATGAAACCATAGCGATTGCTATGAATAGATTAGGGGCTAGGAGTAACTCTGGAGAAGGCGGAGAAGATGCTGAAAGATATAAAAGAGAAGAAAATGGTGATTTAAAAAGAAGTGCAATAAAACAGGTAGCTTCAGCTCGCTTTGGGGTTACTGCAGAATACCTCGTGAATGCTGATGAAATTCAAATTAAGATGGCACAGGGAGCAAAACCAGGAGAAGGTGGGCAGCTTCCTGGAAGCAAGGTGGATAAGGCGATTGCAAGAACAAGAAATTCTACACCAGGGATTGATTTGATTTCACCACCACCACACCATGATATTTATTCTATAGAGGATTTATCTCAATTAATCTTTGATTTAAAGAGTGTGAATGCTTCTGCAAAAATCAGCGTTAAGTTGGTATCTGAGGTTGGGGTAGGTACAGTAGCTGCCGGAGTTGCAAAAGCTCATGCAGATGTGATTCTTATAAGTGGGCATGACGGAGGTACTGGAGCATCACCGGTTTCGTCAATAAAACATGTAGGCACACCTTGGGAATTAGGGGTTGCAGAAGCACAGCAGGTATTACTTTTAAACAATCTAAGAAGCAGAGTAAGACTTCAAACAGATGGTCAGTTAAAAACGGGGAGAGATGTTGCCATTGCTGCCCTATTGGGTGCAGAGGAATTTGGATTTGCTACCACAGCTTTAGTGGTTTTAGGTTGTACCATGTTAAGAAATTGCCATGAAAACACCTGCGAAATGGGCATAGCCACGCAGGATCCAGAAATTAGAAAGAATTTTAGAGGAAAACCAGAATATATTATTAACTTCTTCACTTTCATTGCACAAGAGGTAAGAGAGATCATGGCGCAACTTGGTTTTAGAACCATGAATGAAATGATAGGTCGTGTAGATCTTCTTGAAGCCAATAAAAGCCTGAAGCATTGGAAGGCAAATAAAGTAGATCTTTCTTCTATTTTATATAAGCCAGACATGCCAAAGAGAATTAAACCTTATTGTGTGAAGTCGCAGGATCATGGTTTAGATAAATTGATGGATTATAAATTTTTACAGGTAGCACAGTATGCTATAGACGATAAATGTAAAGTTCGAGCAAGCTTTGAAATAAAAAATGTAGACCGTTCTGTAGGTGCTATGTTAAGTGGAAAGATTGCTAAAAAGTATGGAGAGGAAGGATTACCAGAGGATACAATCCTCTTTGAACTCACCGGTTCAGCAGGTCAAAGCTTTGGTGCTTTTTGTGTTAAAGGTTTAACCCTCGTTCTTGAAGGAGAAGCAAATGACTATGTTGGTAAAGGTTTATCAGGTGGCAAGCTTGTGATAAAAACCCCTAGAACAGCCTCTTATAAACAAGATGAGAATGTAATTGCAGGAAATACTATTCTTTATGGAGCCACCAGTGGTAAAGTCTTCATTAATGGCATCGTAGGCCAAAGGTTTGCTGTTAGAAATAGTGGTGCATTAGCTGTTGTTGAGGGTGTAGGAGATCATTGCTGTGAGTATATGACCGGTGGTGTAGTAGTGGTTCTAGGAAAAACCGGAAGAAACTTTGCAGCAGGTATGAGCGGTGGCGTAGCGTATGTACTTGATGTAGATGGGGATTTCGAAGGAAAATGTAATAAGAGCATGGTTACCGTGGAAAGTGTAGAGGAAAAAGAAGAATTAGCAGTAATTTTTAGTATGGTTGAAGAACATTATCAGCTTACAAATAGTGAAAAGGCAGGTCGTATTCTCAGAGATTGGGATCAATATAGTAACAAGTTGAAGAAAGTTATATCTCCAGCTTATAAATCTGTGCTTGAGAAAATGAAGCAGCAGAGGGCGGAAAAATTAGTAGATGCTGCATTGATGGAAGTTTGTAGCAGTAAGGAGGCATAGGTTATGGGAAAATTATATGGATTTAAAGAATACAATAGACAAACTTCTCCAAAACGGCCTGTAGCAGAAAGGATAAAGGATTATAAAGAGTTGTATCTTGCGTTTCCAGAAGATAGCCTTATGCAGCAGGGGGCTAGATGTATGGATTGTGGAACACCTTTTTGTAATTGGGGTTGTTCTTTGGGGAATATCATACCAGATTTTAATGACTTCGTTTATAGAGGCGAATGGGAAAGAGCTTATCAAAGGTTAAGACTTACCAATTGTTTCCCAGAGTTTACAGGAAGAATTTGTCCTGCATTGTGTGAAGGTTCTTGCACTTTAGGGATTAACAGAGAAGCTGTTTCTATTCGTGAAATTGAATTGAATATTATAGAAAAGGCTTTTAAGGAAGGATGGGTTAAACCAAATCCTCCAAAAGTGAGAACAGGAAAAAAAGTTGCAGTTATCGGTTCAGGGCCTTCGGGATTATCTGCTGCTTATGCACTAAACTCTGTTGGACACAGTATTATAGTATTTGAAAAAGCTGATGAGATAGGCGGGCTTTTAAGATATGGTATCCCTGACTTTAAGCTTGAAAAGCATGTTATTGATAGAAGAGTAAACCTCATGAAGGAAGAAGGGGTTGTCTTTAAAACTAATACCTATGTAGGGATTGATTATAAAACAAAGCAGCTATTGGAAGATTTCGATGTTGTGCTTTTAACAGGAGGATCCACCGTTCCCAGAGATTTAAAAGTAGAAGGGAGAGAGCTTAAAGGAATACACTTTGCAATGGAGTTTTTAACACAACAAAATAAAAAAAATGCAGGAAAAACTGTTGAAAACGAAATATCTGCTAAAAATAAAACAGTACTAGTGATAGGTGGTGGCGACACAGGCTCAGACTGTATTGGTACTTCTGTAAGACAAGGTGCTAAAGAAGTATACCAATTTGAAATCATGCCAAAACCTCCAGAAACCAGAGATGAAACCATGCCATGGCCTTTATATCCAAGAACCTTGAAAATAAGCACTTCTCATGAAGAAGGTTGCACGAGAGATTGGTGTATTGATACCTTGAAGTTTTCAGGGAAAAGTGGAAAGGTAACCACCATGCATGGATGTAAGGTAGCGTGGGAAAATAGCGTTGAAGGTAATATGATCATGAACAGAATTCCTGATTCAGATTTTGAGTTAAAAGTGGATTTAGTTCTTTTGGCAATGGGCTTTGTGCACCCAGAAAAAGAAGGTTTATTGCAGGAATTAGACGTTGTATTAGACGATAGAGGAAATGTTTTCACGAATCATAAATACGAAACTACCGTTGAAAGGGTTTTTGCAGCCGGCGATATGCGAAAAGGACAATCTTTAGTAGTTTCTGCAATAGAAGAAGGTCAAAAGGCAGCAAAGGCTATTGATGAATATTTAATGGGAGAAACCTCTCTTAAGGGATAGAAAAGTCCTATATTGAAATACAGTGGACGGTATACAGTATTATAAGAGCTATAAAAAGATACTTCTTTTAAGAATTACTTTCTTAAGAGAGGTATCTTTCTTTATCCTTCGGTGTATTGCTAAGACGCCCGCTTTTGCAAGTGGAAGATAGTACTACATTCTAGAAATAAACTCGACTAAGCAAATAAGAAGTTTTTTACGAGAAACCACGATATAAATCAAATAATCTGATAAAATAGAAATATTAAATACAATCATAAAGTAAATATCTTAAAATAGAAACGGAGTGATGTTAGTGGTAGGGACAAAGCTTCTTTTGGTAGAAGATGAAGAAAAACTTCGAAAACTAGTAAAAACGTACTTGTTGAAAGAAGGAGCACATGTTTTTGAAGCAGGTGATGGGTTAGAAGCAATGAGGATATGGCAGGAAAACAAAATTGATCTTGTGATTTTAGATATTATGCTTCCTAAGTACGATGGCTGGGCATTGTGTAAAAGGATACGGGAAGAAAGTAATATTCCTATTATTATGCTAACTGCTCGAAGCGAAGAGAGTGATAAACTATTTGGTTTTGAATTAGGGGCAGATGATTATATGACAAAACCCTTCAGTGTAAAAGAATTGGTGGCGCGTATAAAGGCATTGTTGAAAAGAAGTAGTGAAGTGATATCTTTGGACATTATAAAAATTGAGGAGCTAAAGGTGGACAAAAAATCTCATCAAGTTATGTTAAGAGATTGTATTCTTGAATTAAGTCCTAAAGAATATGATTTATTGCTGTATTTGATACACAATAAAAATCAAGCCCTCACAAGAGAAATGATCCTAAATGCTGTTTGGGGATATGACTATTATGGAGATTTAAGAACTGTTGATACTCATATTAAAAGATTACGCCAAAAACTAAAGGATTATGGAGATAAAATTATAACAATACGAGGAACTGGATATCGGTTTGAGGTAAAAATATGAAAATAAAATCTATTTTTACTAGACTATTTCTATTTTTTCTTTTATTTACAATGATGATGGTTGCTGTGTTATGGTTAATACAGATGAAATTTTTACCTCAGTATTATCAACATGAAAAGGTGAAAATATTAGAAGGTTATGCAAAAGAAATTGAAGCAGTTGTAGGAAGAAGTGGGCTGGATCATACTTCATTGGAACTTGTAGAATCTATTGCAGCAGGAATCAACGGAAGGGTGGCAGTTTTTGATAAAGAAAGAAATATGCTTTACCATGAAGGTATGACAGGACAGTTTAGAGGCATGAGGGTGCCTTCTAAAGAATGGCAAGCTGTGTTATCTGGCAAAACTACTTTTTACCATGTATCAGGGACTAGACAAAATTCGGAATTCCTTGTGGTTGTGGTGCCAGGGGAGCAATATGTTTACTTAATGCAGATACATTTTCAAACCATCGAAGAAGCTATTTCTATTACTAGAGGATTTTATATTTATTTGTTAGGAATAGGAATCATAGTTGCACTTCTTCTTGCAGCTTTCTTTTCAAGAAAATTAATTCATCCTTTGTTGAAGCTGAATAGCATCGCAAAAGAAATGACCAATCTAAACTTCAACGTTAAATGGGAGGAAAATCGACAGGATGAAATTGGACAATTAGGGGAAACATTGAATTTTTTAACAGATCGATTACAAGTAACAATTGGAAAGTTAGAAAAAGAGTTAGCTAAAGAAAAAAATCTAGTAAAGATGAGAAAAGAGTTTGTTTCTCGAGTTTCCCATGAATTACAGACACCTATATCCATAATCAGCGGTTACATTGAAGCACTGCAGGATGATATAGCGGTTAGTGAAGAAGAAGTGGCGGAGTATTTTACAATCATTGAAATGGAAATTCACAGAATGAGTAGGTTAATAAGAGAGATGTTAGACTTAGGTCAACTTGAATCCGGGACTTTTAGGATCAATATGGAAAAATTTAATTATGGAGATCTTATAAATAGAGTTCTTGGTAAATTTGAATTGATGAAAAAAGAAAAAGAACTCTTATTTGAAATTAAAGGAAATGGATATGATAGCCTCGTATTAGGGGATGAATATAGAATAGAACAGGTTTTAACAAATTTGTTGCAAAATGCAGTGAATCATGCTTATCATGGGGGAAGCATAAAACTATCTATTGACGACGAAGGAACAAAAATCTGGACCAGCATTTATAATGATGGGGAAAAAATTTTAGAAGAAGATATACCCTGTGTTTGGGAGAGTTTTTATAAGGGGGGGAAAGAAAAAGGCGGTACAGGGTTAGGATTAGCTATTGTAAAAAATGTTTTAGAGCTTCATGGCAGTAGCTATGGTGTTAAAAATACTAATAATGGTGTTTGTTTTTATTTTGACCTAAAAAAATATAGCAGATAAAATAAAAAAAGCGCACTATTGGAACAAATAGTACGCTTCTAGGGTTTTTATCAAATACTTTACTAGGCGAAGACCTTGCTTCTGTAAGTGGGCTTTGGATCAGGTGGAGCAGCGTCTCCGACTGGTTTCCCAGTATTCGACTTTAACTGGAGGAGTGCGCTATCGATTAAAACCAAATCTATTGCCAGCTCCTTTGAAGGCTCCTTTTTCTGTTGTTCTGCCAAAACCAATTGCTAATCTTTCTTGACGGTCTCTGTTTTCACCAATGTTTGTACAATGATTCATTCTCTCTTGAATCTGAGCTGCATAAGTATCTGCTTGTTCTTGTGTTAACCTTTCAGTAGATACCATTTGATCAAGTTTTGAAAGTTTTAATTCAAGAAGCTCCTCTGTAGAAGTAGCGGCTTTGTAGAGCTGCAAGCCATTTCCAACAGGCTGCGTATCTGCAAAAGCTAAGCTGCCTCCTGCTATAGTCAGTGTTAGGCCTAGACCTAAAGCTAAAATGCCTTTCTTCATTTTCAACATCTCCTTTAAATGTGATTTTGTCTTACAGTAACAGTATACTCTCCATGTGTGACAGCTTTATGGCAAACTAATGTAATTACATTGGTAGTCATCATCAAAGGTAATGACAATACTTCTAGGAGATAGTTGTTTTTCTTTTTTTACGAAATAGTATAATAATTAGAGGTTATTTTAGAAGAAGTGTTGAAGTGATTATGATAAAGAAATCTAGTAATTAGATGACATGAGAAGTGAGAGAGGAGGAGGGTAAATGGTAGAAACATTTTTAATACTACTAGGGACTGGATATCTAATATATAAGGTTGCCTTTGGTATTCCTAAGCAAGTAAAAAGAACAGAAGAGAAATTAGATATGTTAAAGTTGCACCTTCAAGAAATCCAATTAGATTTAAATGAAATTAGTAAAAGGATAAATGATAAATAGTTCCATCATCCTTTTTTAGTCGGTATCATGAGTTGTATGAAAAAAATCATTACCCTACAATATCATGTAGCATACTTTCGATGGGTAGCGTGAAAGAGTGTGGGGTTGGAGGGCTTAATAACTCTGAGGGAATAAGAGAGATAAGCGGTTAACTTTAGGCGAGGCAAGCTTCAGGTAGTTATAGAACCTAGAAGCACTTAATAAATGAGTAAAAAGGAGGATTATTAAATGAGTAAATATAATTTTACGGTAAGTATTACCCCTAAAGAAGCACTAGCATTAGTAAAAAAAAATCAAAGTGCAGAACTAGTGCATGAAGAATTGTTTGATTTAGGAGAAGAAAAGTTTACTGGCACAATTATTTTCGAAAAGTATTATTTTAGAGCAGGTAATAGAGCTGCTTTAATTGTTATTGCTGACAATCTTAAAGGAAAGTCAAGTGTTAGATCAATAGCTACCGGAAGTTCGCAGGGTCTGTTTTTTAATTTTGATTGGGGTGCATCTGATGATTTCGCTTACAGCATTAAAAACATTTTAAAGGATTTTATAGTAAAAGAAGAGAAACTGACTTAGAAAAGATGGTTGGGTTGGTGATAATAATCTTATCAAT
The sequence above is drawn from the Clostridium formicaceticum genome and encodes:
- a CDS encoding EAL domain-containing protein; protein product: MTKKVFIYLFIGCILPTSLYGLLVYHKTNSMFKQEINKFTYDIMYNKEKNFELVMQNIESLIINLSGLDDIRNTLMNENNDNSYNRLAAQAKIGYLLSGYSNLKGLVSIDLFSMNGAHYHVGETLNYRNINRNLQQNLFEESMEMNSILMWHGIEDNIHFNSKHNKVVTASKVIKIVDTDTMKEKAIGFLMINYAIDAFTENIQNNTFEEALYMIVDNKNRIVHHPDKGMVGREINPSFVEKLSRDSGSFIHNIDGEETMVTYISSNKSGWRTITLIPLSTINRKTSVITNNLILLMIFYFLTLLLFVSLISKKYLFPIRKITELFKKLQEGNMETSSKLEIHANDEIGELVTGFNAFLNSVKDRMRMKQELLNRERLLKGITNATNELLKTTEYAFAFYKALEILGETTMADRVYIFRNHISEDTKELVTSQCYEWCREGVESQLDNPDLQNISYTETALTYWYDVLSSGESICGSAKDFLEAERAILRSKDILSILIIPIFIDHNFGGFMGFDVRLKERRWSKVEKDTLKIAAISIGGALRRIEAEQALQDILKDDLRKMVQNLQNLVFKLKKDVKGNIVFILFGGKLATKLGISTKDVYGKTLKEFSPKKLANYIEGYFIKAFNGEVENFDVKIKRSVFYVTLSPIIEGGVVKEVVGSAIDITQHRKAEEKIRHMAYYDTLTGLPNRIFFNERVAAAIKKADTNKRKIAILFLDLDQFKIINDTLGHATGDQLLREAAARLNKCISKDDIISRMGGDEFTVLLSNIEKHQDAVKVAERMLDILKQSFTINEYELFISASIGISLYPYHGDDIETLLKNADIAMYKAKDDGRNNLQLYTSTINSYAIERLNMENNLRKAIDQNEFFLHYQPKVDVETGKVVGCEALVRWQHPEMGLVSPNDFIPLAEETGLIISIGAWVLKSACLQNVMWHHVGYRDLSVSVNISAKQFQHQNIVEIVSKVLKETGLSPEHLELEITENCIMQNMERTIAIIQQLKDIGVKISIDDFGTGFSSMAYLREFEVDKLKIDKIFIDSINHSSRNAAIVASIINMAHSLDLKVIAEGVETEEQLSLLKTYKCNEIQGYLFSKPLSAEGFIEMITESKTSP
- the gltB gene encoding glutamate synthase large subunit, with the protein product MMNNIGYPLKQGLYDPQFEKDSCGVGFVASIKGEKTHDIVKKGLKVLVNLTHRGAVGSDPKTGDGAGILTQIPHEFFRIYCDNLGISLPSPVEYGIGMIFLPKEPALRLRCEGIVERVVEEEGQKVLGWRDVPTDNRNIGETAKGTEPTIRQVFVEKAQGIDQESFERRLYIIRKKAENEVKRLIERNSEYFYICSMSSNTIVYKGLLLADQINQYYVDLNDINFKSAIALVHQRYSTNTFPTWDLAHPFRYIAHNGEINTIRGNRNWMNAREGVLKSEVFGKEINKLFPIIGANASDSASFDNVLELLVADGRSLAHSLMMLIPQTWRDNDVMAPYKRAFYEYHASFMEPWDGPAAVACTDGTQVCAVLDRNGLRPARYVITKNGLVVLASEAGALELDPKEIESKGKLKPGKIFLVDTKEGRIIPDHELKKKICTEKPYREMVESCRMTLDQLENSGEKSETEVESLIEKQQAFGYTLEDLKKILGTMASTGKEPIGSMGNDTPLAVLSNKPQLLFSYFKQLFAQVTNPPIDCIRENMVMSLTNFIGTQENILNKELPNQAFIKINTPILTNLEMAKIKALRNKDFKTTTIPITFKYDTGIEGFKAALQQVCERASKRIEEGYNIVVLSDRNVGSYDAAIPSLLAVAALQHHLIKEKTRTKISIIVETAEARETMHMALLIGYGATAINPYLAFESIDAIIKKGDLKDIDFEKAEKNYVKALSEGLLKILSRMGISTLQSYHGAQIFEAIGLSSEFINDYFDGTPSRVEGVGIETIGEEVLIRHRNAFNKIRKPIAELDVGGIYSWRKDGEYHLFNPETIYKLQVATRNNDYGIYKEYAEVINDQSEHLCTIRGLLKFKESNPISISEVEPIGEIVKRFCTGAMSFGSISKEAHETIAIAMNRLGARSNSGEGGEDAERYKREENGDLKRSAIKQVASARFGVTAEYLVNADEIQIKMAQGAKPGEGGQLPGSKVDKAIARTRNSTPGIDLISPPPHHDIYSIEDLSQLIFDLKSVNASAKISVKLVSEVGVGTVAAGVAKAHADVILISGHDGGTGASPVSSIKHVGTPWELGVAEAQQVLLLNNLRSRVRLQTDGQLKTGRDVAIAALLGAEEFGFATTALVVLGCTMLRNCHENTCEMGIATQDPEIRKNFRGKPEYIINFFTFIAQEVREIMAQLGFRTMNEMIGRVDLLEANKSLKHWKANKVDLSSILYKPDMPKRIKPYCVKSQDHGLDKLMDYKFLQVAQYAIDDKCKVRASFEIKNVDRSVGAMLSGKIAKKYGEEGLPEDTILFELTGSAGQSFGAFCVKGLTLVLEGEANDYVGKGLSGGKLVIKTPRTASYKQDENVIAGNTILYGATSGKVFINGIVGQRFAVRNSGALAVVEGVGDHCCEYMTGGVVVVLGKTGRNFAAGMSGGVAYVLDVDGDFEGKCNKSMVTVESVEEKEELAVIFSMVEEHYQLTNSEKAGRILRDWDQYSNKLKKVISPAYKSVLEKMKQQRAEKLVDAALMEVCSSKEA